A window of Spiroplasma syrphidicola EA-1 contains these coding sequences:
- the rplJ gene encoding 50S ribosomal protein L10, whose translation MKPALQTKVAVVKEITDNFKNANSAVVVEYQKLTVAEFTQLRRMLAEQDVSIKVYKNNLVDLAAKEAGFADLSAFLTGPNAFAFGTGEQMAAAKTLAKFAKTHPALKLKAGIYEGKVLDTKGIVEIASLPTKNELIAMFASSLLYPLRMFAIGVKEIAKTRSE comes from the coding sequence ATGAAGCCAGCATTACAAACAAAAGTAGCTGTTGTAAAAGAAATTACTGATAATTTTAAAAATGCTAATTCAGCAGTTGTTGTTGAATATCAAAAATTAACAGTAGCTGAATTTACACAGTTAAGAAGAATGCTTGCAGAGCAAGACGTAAGCATTAAAGTTTATAAAAACAATTTAGTGGATTTAGCGGCTAAAGAAGCAGGATTTGCTGATTTATCAGCATTCTTAACAGGTCCTAATGCTTTTGCTTTTGGTACAGGTGAACAGATGGCAGCAGCAAAAACATTGGCAAAGTTTGCAAAAACCCACCCCGCTTTAAAATTAAAAGCTGGGATCTATGAAGGTAAAGTGTTAGATACAAAAGGAATTGTTGAAATTGCATCTTTACCAACCAAAAATGAATTGATTGCAATGTTTGCATCAAGTTTATTATACCCATTACGTATGTTCGCAATTGGGGTAAAAGAAATTGCAAAAACAAGAAGTGAGTAG
- the rplL gene encoding 50S ribosomal protein L7/L12, whose protein sequence is MALSKDDIIKALEEMKLSELNDLVKAIEDHFGVVAAAAVAAAPAADGGAAAGPSEVDIILTEAGASKVAVIKLVKEITGQELMAAKALVDKLPATIKSKVKPEEAEEIKGQLVAAGASVELK, encoded by the coding sequence ATGGCATTATCAAAAGATGATATTATTAAAGCATTAGAAGAAATGAAATTATCAGAATTAAACGATTTAGTTAAAGCAATCGAAGATCACTTTGGAGTTGTTGCTGCAGCCGCTGTTGCTGCTGCACCAGCTGCCGATGGGGGAGCTGCTGCTGGACCATCAGAAGTTGATATTATCTTAACTGAAGCTGGAGCAAGTAAAGTTGCAGTTATTAAATTAGTTAAAGAAATTACTGGACAAGAATTAATGGCTGCAAAAGCATTAGTTGATAAATTACCAGCAACAATCAAAAGTAAAGTAAAACCTGAAGAAGCTGAAGAAATTAAAGGGCAATTAGTTGCTGCTGGAGCTTCAGTTGAATTAAAATAA